ATGAATTAGCTGAAACTAGTGATTCTTCTAAAAGAGCACGGATGTCTGAAGAAGGAATTGTTAAAGATGAAGATTTGGCTGAAGAAAGTAGTTCTGCTAATAGTACTCTGCAACATCAAGGAGATGCAAGTACAAAAAACCAAGAAATTAACTACAATAAATTCTGCGAAATGGTAAGAGATCCGGGAGGAGAGCATAAGGATTGGATCCTGGATATAATTAATGAAGGTGAGATGTTGATAGTAGGGGATGCGATACCAAAGTCCGATCTGCACTTACTCATCATCCCTACAAAAAAGGAATTAAGGTTTTTGTGCCATTTAAGACGGTGCGATATACCACTATTACGAAGGATGAGATATGAAGGAACAGAACTAGCGCAAAGGTACTTGGAAGACAAACCTCACCAGGCTGTCCGGTTAGGCTTTCACGGTAGACAAACAATGCATCAAGTGCACATGCATGTCCTGTCACAGGACTTTATTTCAACACCCGATGCTTGGGTTTACAACAAAAACACAagtgagtttttcaaggatgtcGACACAGTGATTAATGAGTTAACTAAACATGGTAAAGTGTTGGTTCCGTCCAACAAGAAGAGAATTGCATTACTGAAATCCAAGCTAAGATGTAACAGATGCGGTTTGCAATATGCTTCATTGAAACTGGTTTTAGACCACCAAAGAAATTGTCCATTTCCAAAATCCATGATGAATGGTAGCTTGATTTTGGGTAAAAGATGTGAAGTCGTGGTTGATTAAGAATCAGGGGCTGGGAGAGGAAGTGATTGAGATAATGTTATTTTTAGTAATACTCTCTATTGGGATCGTTAACCACTTTCAGTAATTATGTGATCCTCAACTTATTTGAGTTAGTTGGTGGTTAAAGAATGTATCGATGGTTAACAATGTTATTTTGGAGATATATGGAGTTTGTTTATGGTTTATTTGATGTTCCTGCTTTTTTGTTATGCATTTAGATTattttcccaaatcagaaattgaAAAACATAGTGCAGTAATGCTTTTTAACCTAGAAGTTTGTAtcgccaatttttattttccttcgtCCAAAACTCAGCGATATACTCTAATTCTAATGCAGGAGGATTCGATCCTCTGATCTCCTGTACTTGCACTGAAAATATGGACACTCTTGGCCTTTTAGTGTCATTGGGATGGACCAACGAAGTGGTGAAATTTTGTACTTGTCTTTCTCTAAAAGTACAACTGATAGTCCTACCTTACCACCAACTAACTCAAATAAGATGTTCTTTGTTCATCACTCACTAGTCATATAGACAGATCCATCTCCGATCTCTAATTTTTTTTAACTGAGTTTCAAGAAACAATTGTATCCATCACGGTAGTAACGATGTTCTATGCGTCTTCATTGTTGTCAGCTCTATTTTTGCTTCCATATGTATGCTCTCGCGCCATGAATAGAATGATGATACAAGAAAATGTACAACGAAATATGAGAGCTTATTGGTTCCTCAACCTGACAAAGACAAAGGAAATGTCATCACTTCATAGTGGACTCAACCAGAGCCGGGCCTGAGGGTGTGCAGGCCGTGCGACCGCGCAGGGCCTAGCTCTGTTGAGGGCCCAAAAAAATTCTTACTCATTAcaatagaacgattttttggggaccatggtcttattaggccacccACCCTACaatgataagggatgtcctaagaCTAATCCTACTTAGTAAGTTTACTAAtttacccttaacctaattaacATTAACCCTAATACTAACCCTAACCGTGATATATTAGGTCTaatgtaaaaaaaacaaaaacaaacaaaaacgcaGAGAACCtattcctctcttcttcttcgttgCAAACTCTCcatcatcgattaatcgtcgattcacaaaattttcatcgtcgattaatcaatcaaatataaGAATGGTTCGTCGTAAGAGTACCAATCGATTAccaggaacaggtcccccattaggGCATCTAGCAAATCTCCCgggtgaaattgttgaagaagttgAAACGCAACCTAAACGCatcatcgagtataaaagacgtccgccgcaacctgattctgccatgggaccactccggaggtattttacaacaaacccttcactttaatttgattttgattgcttcaatcgaatagaaatcatcaaaatagggttttaacactatgttacagagccatgttcggttaggtcgattttccaaaaaacctagTGTACTAACCGAACTCCCTGtaaacgaagaacagttcggttgcTTTGGATTTAAAACTACGTAACCGAACTCTGTGTTCGGTTGTTTCACAAAAGTTttaaaaactacaaagtaatcgaACTCTACCCTATTCCCAAAAGAAGAAACAACTCCTCTGTCTAACCGAACTGTATtgtttttcccactatgttgagtacTCATATAACCGAACTTATCCAactaagttcggttgtttcgcaaaagttTTGAACACtacaatgtaaccgaactctacccttattacgaaaataaaaaacaacaaatccagtctaaccgaactatgTTGTTTTGGCCAGTATGTTGAGTTACTAAATAACCGAACTTGGCCAacacagttcggttggttcgcataaAATTTGAAATAAGGGAAACTAACCGAACTTCTCCCTTATTTGAAATAAGGGaaactaaccgaactgtgttgttttgGCCACTATGCTGAGTTCATAAATAACCGAACTCTCCCAAcgcagttcggttggttcgcaaaaaatggaaaataaccgaactccacccttatagTTCTAGACTTTTACTTGGCTTAATGATTAATTCATCTATttatcttatcttatcttatcCATTTACtcttgtttgattgttttgttccgataagctaatatcttttgttttcttgattaatGGTAGAGGTCAAAAATGTTCAAAATCAAAGCAACCTTTACCGGAAGAgctgagaactcccacgcctcgagGCGATATACATTTAGATGCTCGTAAACGTGGAACCAGATATGTTAAGCATGAACGTGGGTCATTACcaggtgttgtcatccaagatggtgtcaatagagataatgtcgACGACATAATCCAACGAGTAAATAAAGAGATTGTGGAAGAAATTGGCATTGAAGAACACAATCAAGTTGGAGAAGATGAACCAGCTCAGGGAGAAGGAAATGAGGGTGGCGATTACAACGTAATCGAACAAGTAAATGaagagattgtggaagagatTGGCACTCAAGAACACaatcaaggtggagaagatgaaccAGCTCAAGGAGATGGAAATGGGGGTGGCGATgatgaggatggtgatgatgaggaagaaGGAGACAAGaatggagataaggatgatgatgaatcagaggAGGACTTGGATGAAGAGGAGCAAGAGGAAATAGTGGTCAAGAGACCTAAAAAGGCCCCTAAAAATCCTTCTGCTAGATATTCATACATTCCTAAGCAGGATTTGTGTTTGCCGCCAAAGAatccaacttatggtactccaagagatggaggggaggtattgatgggatacaaacactcatgggctgcccagatctttgcgacaaaggtatggttcaatcttaaccatcaaaatttagatttctcagtcattttattatattttgtcatatattgttttttttatatatgttagcatataagatatgatgttgtttttttaggatcATCAAAATGCtgttcgtgttttgaaacgtcaGAAGAACAAGGTTTGGAAAATAgaaaatgagtgtgatgaggtccgcTTGGCGGTATTTAATTGTGTGCTATGGAACGGGATACAACATGcacaccaaaaatttgatgttgtcacTGTTTCTGCATTTGCTGAGAGGTATTATCCAgagacggatacctttcatctaccttttggtgagatgacaacaactccggatgattgttttagaatcacaaCCCTACCAATTATAGGAACAAGTGTTCAAGATGGATACATtccctcgatgagttatgaacTTCTTGAACAATTAGTCGAAAGGTGTCTAGGGTGGAGCGATAGaaaggcacaatgtgagtttaggcgagctaacaaagagcctaaggaaggtgatgagtataatgagtttgaggaagaccgcacgtacaagaagaagttgaaaaagatcaagctcaaaaccttgtttgatgagttttctgggacgaaagatttggtttctaaaggaaagttggtgatgacagaggagaagattaagcaccatgtgactgcttatttgttatatcaacttgGAACCATATTTTTCCCTGACACTTCAGGCCACGtggtaaatgctcattacctCCAGCTGTTGGACCCCTTGGATCAGGTGAACAACTATTCTTGGAGCACtgcggttctttcattcgttcttgcggaactcagaaaagcttcgaggcttaggtgtctatattttggaggcttatacacccttgttcaggtaccctgttaaattatcgtttgtgtgtttcaatatataagtgaatgaatgtgtattgttaTTAATCATATTGCCTATGTATTATTTGTTGCctcttctcataggtttgggtgtatGACCACGTCCCTAAACTGCAATTAGCTAATGCTCACTCTCCTTGGCCTTATGGGAAACCCACggctggtaaatatgaatttttgaacgctcaagaaaagaaaaaggaaaaaaaggtgtGGGAGTTTAGAGAGACATTGGATAAGTTaacagtggaagatgtggttttccatccttaCAGAATTGCATCAGATGATGAGGTGGAGGATGCTGATGTTATTCATTTCTCAGCTGTTGCGGGTTATAATGGAccgttgttttatcctgggggtTGTACGatgtataatcctcgaagagtacTTAGGCAACTTTCTTGTGTCAAAAGTGTCTCACAAGTGGAAAGATTCAACTTCAAGGTGAAGAAGGTCGGAACTAAGAACACCGAGATGAATTTCACCCCCAAATACGATCCTGCTCCATCAGTGGACCACTAGAACAACTCTGGGGATTATCTTATTCCAGTCGGAGAGGTAGAAGATACGTATGATGAGCCAAATGCCGCTGACGATGGTTATTTGGAATGGTATGAACATATAtctcatcctcgtgtaataaacAATGTCCAACAGGCCCGTGCCAATAAAGCAAAGGTGACGACAATGGAGAAAGAGGCTAAGAAGGCTACCCCTAAATGTGGTGATGAGGCCTTGACCTTGTGGAATTCTGCGGTAAGATATTtactgttatttttgtttttcaaaatgttaaaaagtattgaaaaataatagttacTTGTGTTTTTGATGAGAAAAGGTGAAGGCAGGTGCTAagttgttgaagaaaatgatggcAAAAATCCGGAGTGGAGAGCTGATGGACACTCGACAACAAACAGACCTCTACAACCAATGGACTAATGTTTTTAATCCTGACCTTGTCGATACAAGCCAGGTTGATCCAAGCCAGACCATGCCGTCGAAGAGGAGTCAAAGAGaaggggaaggttcaagtcggatggttcaacaacaaagcagtggagatgACACTCCTAGTGATGAAGGAAGACCTATAGCTCCTAAACGCAAAAGTAGAAAAGTTTCACGAAGTGGTCGTGATAAATGAGTGATtgcaacaattagtactttggtttcTTATGTTTAGAAAACTTATTTTGGATTTGGTACTATGTTTTTTTACGGTTGGAAGACTTTtttattgcggatttggtagtttgtttccttACGTTTGGAAGACTTATATATTAGTATAAcatatgatttggattagttttgctatTTGACTTATATGTGTTTCGTTTGGAAATTAGGAAGTTTGGCTATTAGGAAATTTTGAactattagttttgttatttggatattttaaacTCAAATGTGTTTGGCTATTAGGAAGTTCGGTTATTTGACTAAATTGCACAAAGAATCGAACTTGATAATCCAAaggttcggttgtttcgcatatTTGGTCAATTAACCGAACTCAGCAACACAAAAAATtccaaaacatccaggagaaggTTTGGTTACCTGGTATTATgttgcaggtaaccgaactcgtTAATTCTTGTTTGTTCGGTTACCTGTGAAATAATACCAGGTTACCGAACTGTGGAGGTAAAAAAATATGGTAGTTTTTGTGTTGctaagttcggttggttcgcaaaggtTTTGAAAACTACAATGTAACCGAAATCCTTCCTTATTCCTTTAAGAAAACGACAACTCAAatctaaccgaactatgttgttttggccactatgttgagttgacaaataaccgaacttttccatcagagttcggttgattcgcaaaggttttgaaaactaaaatgtaaccgaactcctTCCTTATTCCTTTAAGAAAACAACAACTCAAatctaaccgaactatgttgTTTTGTTGAGTTGACAAATAACCGAAATTTTCcatcagagttcggttggttcgcaaaggtTTTGAAAACTACAATGTAACCGAACTCCTTCTTTATTCCTTTAAGAAAACAACAACTCAAatctaaccgaactatgttgttttggccactatgttgagttcataaataaccgaacttttccatcacagttcggttggttcgcaaaggtTTTGAAAACTACAATGTAACCGAACTCCTTCCTTATTCCTTTAAGAAAAAAACAACTCAAATCTAACCGACTATGTTGttttggccactatgttgagttcataaataaccgaacttttccatcacagttcggttggttcgaaaaggttttgaaaactaaaatgtaaccgaactcctTCCTTATTCCTTTAAGAAAACAACAACTCAAatctaaccgaactatgttgttttggccactatgttgagttcataaataaccgaacttttccaccacagttcggttggttcgcaaaggtTTTGAGAActaaaatgtaaccgaactcctTCCTTATTCCTTTAAGAAAACAACAACTCAAatctaaccgaactatgttgTTTTGTTGAGTTGACAAATAACCGAAATTTTCcatcagagttcggttggttcgcaaaggtTTTGAAAACTACAATGTAACCGAACTCCTTCTTTATTCCTTTAAGAAAACAACAACTCAAatctaaccgaactatgttgttttggccactatgttgagttcataaataaccgaacttttccatcacagttcggttggttcgcaaaggtTTTGAAAACTACAATGTAACCGAACTCCTTCCTTATTCCTTTAAGAAAAAAACAACTCAAATCTAACCGACTATGTTGttttggccactatgttgagttcataaataaccgaacttttccatcacagttcggttggttcgaaaaggttttgaaaactaaaatgtaaccgaactcctTCCTTATTCCTTTAAGAAAACAACAACTCAAatctaaccgaactatgttgttttggccactatgttgagttcataaataaccgaacttttccatcacagttcggttggttcgcaaaggtTTTGAAAACTACAATGTAACCGAACTCCTTCCTTATTCCTTTAAGAAAAAAACAACTCAAATCTAACCGACTATGTTGttttggccactatgttgagttcataaataaccgaacttttccatcacagttcggttggttcgaaaaggttttgaaaactaaaatgtaaccgaactcctTCCTTATTCCTTTAAGAAAACAACAACTCAAatctaaccgaactatgttgttttggccactatgttgagttcataaataaccgaacttttccaccacagttcggttggttcgcaaaggtTTTGAGAActaaaatgtaaccgaactcctTCCTTATTCCTTTAAGAAAACAACAACTCAAatctaaccgaactatgttgTTTTGTTGAGTTGACAAATAACCGAAATTTTCcatcagagttcggttggttcgcaaaggtTTTGAAAACTACAATGTAACCGAACTCCTTCTTTATTCCTTTAAGAAAACAACAACTCAAatctaaccgaactatgttgttttggccactatgttgagttcataaataaccgaacttttccaccacagttcggttggttcgcaaaggtTTTGAGAACTAcaatttaaccgaactccttcctTATTCCTTTAAGAAAACAACAACTCAAatctaaccgaactatgttgttttggccactatgttgagttcataaataaccgaacttttccatcacagttcggttggttcgcaaaggtTTTGAAAACTACAATGTAACCGAACTCCTTCCTTATTCCTTTAAGAAAAAAACAACTCAAATCTAACCGACTATGTTGttttggccactatgttgagttcataaataaccgaacttttccatcacagttcggttggttcgaaaaggttttgaaaactaaaatgtaaccgaactcctTCCTTATTCCTTTAAGAAAACAACAACTCAAatctaaccgaactatgttgttttggccactatgttgagttcataaataaccgaacttttccatcacagttcggttggttcgcaaaggttttgaaaactaaaatgtAACCGAACCCCTTCCTTATTCCTTTAAAAAACAACAACTCAAAACAGAGAGTTCAGTTATATAGGAAATACATCGATATAACTGAACTCAGCTACACAAAAAAATCCAAAACATATAGGATAAGGTTCGGTTACCTGCAAAATagtaccaggtaaccgaactgaGGAGCTAAAAAACCTATTTTTGTTCTTGTTTGTTCGGTAACCTGCAAGataataccaggtaaccgaaccttATCCTGGATGTTTTGGATTTTTTTGTGTAGCTGAGTTCGGTTATATCGATGTATTTCCTATATAACCGAACTCTCTGTTTTGAAATTTGGATGACACAAATTTCAAGTAACTGCTATTTTTATAGCCGTTATACACCTCAGTGGTATAAATATGTGTCCCATAGTTAGCATTTTGTCTCAAAATCTTCTGAAAATGGCAGAAATTAGGGCTAAATTTACTCTAGATGAAGATCTCTCTCTTTGTAGAAACTACAGAttatactatccaaagagggATTAAGAATgaagaatgaatggtattatgagtcaaaCTTATTGCGGAAAAATTCATGAGCAATTCATCTCCGACACAGAAAACCCTCATAACCGTGATCATATAGCTTTGGTACTCCGATTTGATAAGATTAAAGAGAGAGTTTTGGAATTTATGGCTATGTTTCGGATTGTAAGGCGGTATCGACTTAGAGGTGAAACATACGAGGACATTGTTTTAACAACAAAgaatgaatggcgaagatggaagagaAAGAATTTCAAGTATgaagatcatttccgcatccttgTGCATTTTTTCGTAACGCGTTTCGGATATTAAATGTTATGTAATTTTAGCTTTAGAAATTTCCTGcacttttgtttgtttttttggtgTTGTTACTTTAGTTAACTATTGAACTTTTGGGAAAGTTATAGAACAAACCAAACTAAAGTTAAATGAACATAAATGAAAACATGCCAACTCAAGCAAATAACACAAAATtaagaccaaataccaaaaaacacAATGTTTCATTCTTATGTTGAGGTTCAAAGCATACATAAGACCAAATACCAAGAAACACAATGTTTCATTCACATGATATTCAAAAGCATACATATATTCTAGCCAAGGGTAAATCTAATCATCCCCAAGGGATACTGCATATCCGTGTATGATTTTTTCCGATTCCTCCAaagctttccacatctccatgttattTTCATACTTatgcaccaacccaacattgTGTCGGGGTTAAATCCCGACCAATAAGAGCACCCGCATATCGGTGGCAATGGACAATTGTCTTTTAATCGGAGGCCTATAAAATGGTTGTTGTTAAAAAACACAATCACCACTCTCCTATGTCTAAGTTTCTCGacacatatggttgttttggGAGTGTATGTGAAACTACCACCTTTTGAAAAATAGTGCACTACACAATTGAAAGCCTCGGCGATTAAGTGCCCACATATCGGCATTGACATCCAATAATCCCTTGTGATTGGATCGGCCCCGTGGAGACGAATTTGAAACCTAACAAGTGGCACACCTAAACTAGCATCGCCATCGGccaacattgtcttgtaaaattcCGGTTTATTCTTTAGTTTCATCATCAACCTTTGACGAAAATAAGTGATTTGATTATCATTATATAGCTTGGCACCTTGAGTAAAAGGCCCTATTTGTTGTACGACTACATGGAAACcgcaattaccatccggaggGACGTCATGGGTGGATATTACGTAATCTCTAATGTAAGGAGGTAGGTCTTCCAAGTACCTTTTATCATCAAGAGGTTTTGTACCTTCCAAGTATCTTTTATCATCAAGACTTGGTTGCCTCGGTTTCGACGGAGTAGGTTGAGAGCGTATCATCGGTCCTTTTTTCTTCATATCTCGTTCACTTGACTCGcctttttcaataattttccttCCCCTTTTCTTCGAATCTTCGTGGTACTTCGCCGCTGTATACTCATGCCcacaaggatctctagtaaaaggAGCCATTTCACTTGCCTTCTTAGACAATATctttgcatattctctaacttgtttttttgtttctttggtttttggccTATCTCTTCCTCCTTTGCCTTTACTAGGTTCTTGAACATTCTCCGAAGTGTGCGGGAAAACGATAGgccgcatgtcatcccaaaatatttgcctttcgagtttgttcatgttTCGGTATTTTTCGATAACTGCTCTTCCCATttcattgtcaccaaactcttcaccgacaccaccctttggaggagggacaaaacttaagtgttgccaatgtggatcaatatcgcataaagggattatgccatgttcatacttagctatcatgtggagacaagggagccccatagacttcatcatgttgca
This DNA window, taken from Papaver somniferum cultivar HN1 chromosome 3, ASM357369v1, whole genome shotgun sequence, encodes the following:
- the LOC113358885 gene encoding uncharacterized protein LOC113358885 gives rise to the protein MVRRKSTNRLPGTGPPLGHLANLPGEIVEEVETQPKRIIEGQKCSKSKQPLPEELRTPTPRGDIHLDARKRGTRYVKHERGSLPGVVIQDGVNRDNVDDIIQRVNKEIVEEIGIEEHNQVGEDEPAQGEGNEGGDYNVIEQVNEEIVEEIGTQEHNQGGEDEPAQGDGNGGGDDEDGDDEEEGDKNGDKDDDESEEDLDEEEQEEIVDHQNAVRVLKRQKNKVWKIENECDEVRLAVFNCVLWNGIQHAHQKFDVVTVSAFAERIASDDEVEDADVIHFSAVAGYNGPLFYPGGFGEVEDTYDEPNAADDGYLEWYEHISHPRVINNVQQARANKAKVTTMEKEAKKATPKCGDEALTLWNSAVKAGAKLLKKMMAKIRSGELMDTRQQTDLYNQWTNVFNPDLVDTSQVDPSQTMPSKRSQREGEGSSRMVQQQSSGDDTPSDEGRPIAPKRKSRKVSRSGRDK